The DNA window TCTCGGCGAACAGGCCCCTGTTGCGCCGGTCGGCCGGCGACCCCTCGGCGCGGTAGACGGGCACGCCGTGGATGCCGCAGGTGGGGCTCTTGGCCTTGAAGACGTAGCCGTCGACGTCGAGCGCGGCGGCCCGCTCGGCGGCGAGCGCGCGCATGCGGTCGGTCAGGTCGGCGTGGGTGGTGCGGGTCATCAGCCGGGGGCCTGTGGCGGACTCCTCCAGCCGCAGGGTCTCACGGGGTGTGCCGAGGCCCGCCTCCATCTCGGGGCAGATGCGGATCCACTCGACGTAGGGGTCGAGAGCGTCGGTGAGGAAGCGGTCGCGGCTGTGGCCCCCGTTGTATCTGACCAGCTCGCCCAGCAGACAGCTCGACACCGCCACCCGGGGCCGCGCGTCCGGCATTCCCGTGATCATCTTTCCATCCAATCCCCTCAGGTGGGCGCGGGCAACCAAGCCCGGGGAGATCAGTCGCATAGGTGACCTGCCCGGATCGGGCGGCGGCGGGCGTTCAGAGGAAGGCGCCGGCGCGGCGCTCGTCGGCCTCGGCCTCGGCCGTGCGGCCCAGGGCGCGCAGGGCGACGGCGCGGTTGGCGAACAGGTCGGGCTGGGGCTGGAGGGCGATGGCCCGGGTGAGGTCCTCGACCGCGCCTTCGAGGTCGCCGGTCGCGTACCGCAGCACCCCCCGGTTCCCCCAGGCCGCCGCCAGGTCGGGCGCGGCCGACACGGCCTCGTCCAGAGCCGCCGCCGCCGTGCCGAACCGGCCCGCCGACGTCTCCAGCTGCCCGAGCACGGTCAGCAGGTGCGGGTTGCCGGGCGCGCGGGCGAGCCCGGCGGCCACGTCGGCCGCGGCCTCCTCGTCGTGCCCCAAGGCGGCCAGCAGCCCGGCCCGGTTGATGTAGGCGTCCAGGTAGCCGGGGTCGAGCTCGACGACCCGGGCGAGGTCGGCGAGCGCGGCCTCGGTGTCGCCGCGCGTCACGCGCAGCTCGGCCCGGTTGTAGTACGCCTCGGGCAGCGGCGGCCCGGCGCGCATGGCCCGCTCGTAGTCGGCCAGCGCCTCCTCGTGCTGCCCGAGCTTGAACAGCAGGTTTCCGCGCTCCAGGTAGTGGTCGGGGAAGGCGGGGTCGAGGGCGATGGCGGCCCCGTAGTCGTCCAGGGCCTCCTTCTCGCGGCCGAGGACGGCGAGGAGCTGCGCCCGGTTGGCCAGCAGCACCATGCGGTGCTGGGAATGCCGCTCCCCCAGCTCGCGGGCCAGCTCGATGGCCGACTCCACCAGCGCCAGCGCCGCGGCGGGCCGCTGCCGGCGCAGCTCGATCAGGGCCAGGCCGTTGCGGTCGAAGCCCAGCTTGAAGGCGCGGTCGGCGGGATCGGGCAGGAGGGAGGAGACGGCGATGGCCAGGTTGATCCAGCGCCGGGCGCGGCCGAGGTCGCGCTGGGCGGGGTCGGGGTGGCGGGCGTCCAGCATGGCGGTGCCGTACGCGGCCGCGGCGTGCGCCTTCGGGTCCTGGCTGACCTCGCGCACCCGGTCCCAGAGCGCCCGAGCCTCGGCGGTGCGGCCGAGGCCGCCGAGCGCGGTCGCGGTGCGCTGCGCGAAGCGCCACCACAGGTCCCCGCCCGGCTCGGTGCCGGCCAGGCCACGCTCTCCCAGCTCGACGACGGTGTGCAGGAAACCCTCGCGCGTGGAGCGGTCCACGACGGCCCAGAGCGCGGCGGCGTCCCGCGTGTCGGGCGCGGGCTCGGGGCCGCCGGTGCTGAGCAGGAGGGTGAGCGTGCCCGGCGGGACGCGGCGGGCCAGGACGTCGAGCAGTTCGAGGTCGGTGGGGTCGGCCTCGGCGAGGTTGCATACGGCGAGCGCCCGGCCTGGCGGCACGGCGTCGCGGACGAACTCCGCCAGGCCGTTGGCCAGCCGCAGCGTGCGGCGCGGCGCGGGCACGAGGATGCGCTCGTCGTCGCTCAGCCCTGCGTCGATCGTCACCCGCCTGGCCGGGACCAGCCCGGCCAGTTCGGGGGCCGCCGCCCGGATCTCGATGTCGTGGGCCGCGACCAGCTCGGCGGAACGTTCGAGGGTCTCCGGCACCAGCCGGCCCAGCAGCGCCGCCGCGACGGTGTAGGGGCCGCGGGGCCGCCGGTGCGCGTCGATCATCGGCATCAGCAGCCGCGCGGCCTCCCAGCCGTCGGGCGGTGCGCCCTCGACCCGGACGTGGGACCTCTCCTCGGTCACCCCTTGTGAATGACGCTGGAGGTCCCGGCGAGCCTCACGGTTCCAGGCTTGCGGACGACGATGCGCTTCATGACGTACCTCTCCACTCGGGGGGTGGGTCCCTATTATTAGGGCACCCCTACGAATATCAAGGTTCGCGGTGAACAAGCCCGTGGACCAGGGATAAGAAGTAGTTGCCTTTTGCCTGGTTTTTCTAACCTATTTGGTGCCGAACCACCGGGCCGATGACTCGGTACGCCGATGTTCGGATTCTTCCATCAACGCGCACAGGCAGCGACCCAGAAGTGTGACCGATCGGCAGCAGCCGGGGCCGGGCAGGTTCCTGGCGCGCACGATGAGGGTGGCGCGCTCGATGAGGCGTTCGAGGCTGGGCTCCCCGCCGCCCTTCAGCGACCGGGTGTGCCAGGGACAGGAGGCGGTGTCCACGCAGGCGCTCTTGGCGAGGATCGTGGCCGGCTCCGCGCCGGGGCCCGGCGGCTCCTCGCGTTTGACGCGGAGGTCCGTCAGCACCCTCGCGGCCCTCCGGGACACGTCCAGCAGCTCGCGGCGGCCCGGCGCGCGCTCCTTCTCCGGCGTCGTGGCCCGCGCGGGAACGGCGAGCAGCATCGCGGCCGCCATGAGCCCGCCGCCCACCACCATGCTCCAGCCGAGCTGCTCGTGGAACCAGATCACCGCGATGAGGGCGACGAAGACGGGCTGCGACGACATGAGGACGGCGCTCGGGATGGCCGGCACGTGCGCCTGGCCGTAGGAGCGGGCGAGGAAGCCCAGCGCGCACGACACCACCGACAGGTGCGCCAGCAGCAGCCAGTCGGGCGCGCTCGCGGGGAGCGTGATGCCGTCCCTGGCGCCGGCGACGCCCGTGGTCAGCCCGATGGTGGCGAGCTGGATCGCGGTCAGCGCGTACGGATGGAAGGCCCGCTGTTTGGAGATCTGCCCGAGCATGAGCGTGTGGCCGGAGTAGAGCGCCGCCGCGGCGAGGGTGGCCGCGAGCGCGATCATGGAGATCTCGTGCTCCTCGACCCCGCGCATCAGCGTGAACGCGGTCATCCCGGCGAGCGCGAAGACGACGCCGTACCAGATGCGGGTCTGCACCCGGGCCTTGTGGATCAGGAGCGCCAGGATGGGCGTGATCACCACGCTGCACCCGACGGCGAAGCCGGACACCGCGGACGGCAGCCCGTGCAGCGCCACGGCCTGCGCGGTCTGCCCGATCCCGAACATGATCCCGAGGATCGCTCCGTTGACCCACGTCTCGCGCGGCAGCCCCCGAAGGCAGCGCGGCCGGATCAGGAGGAGCGTCAGCGCCGCGAGCAGATAGCGCTCGGCGAGGAGATCCTCGACGGGTAACCGATGGATGAGGTCCTTCATCAGCGGGAACGCCGACCCCCAAGCGGCGCTGACGAACAACAGAAGCACGGCTCCCAGGAGGGGTCGGGGAGCGGGCACGCCTGCCATGTCAGAAGCATCTCACTACTATTCGCAGCCACTGATGTACAGGCTGCGAACCGGGCAGGTTCCTCTACCACTCAGAGTGAAGACACTCACCCGCGGGTTCGTACATCCCTACCTCGCGCGCATCGGGGCTCTCCCCATCTCCTGACATATCCCGCTTCACGCGGTTGGCGCGGCCTGTCAGCAACTGGGCGGCAAGCCGGAATTCCGGGGAAGGATCGGCGGAACAGTCACGCCGAACGAGGCCGGGGAGGGGGAAGGCCGGCGACGAGGGGAAGCCTGGCGAGGAGGGGAAAGCCCGGCGAGGAGGGGGGAGCGCGGTCAGCTCTCGCGGACCGCGCCGGGCGCCGCGTCGAGGGCCGCGGGAGGGACCAGGCGTTTCTCGCCGTAGACGACGGTCAGGTCGCCCACGCGCTCCCTGGACAGCTCGCGCCAGCCCTGGCGCCGGTAGAGCGACAGCGCCGCGCCCTGGTTGAGCGTGGTGTCTCCCCTGACGCTGCGGAAGCCGAGCTCCAGCGCGCGCTGTTCGAGCGCGCGCAGCATGGCCGCGCCGAAGCCGCGCCGCTGGAACTCGGGATGGACGCGCAACCGGCAGACCTCGGCCGTCATGGTGTCGACGGGTCTCAGCCCGCCCATCGCGATGACCCGGCCGCCGGTCTCGCCGACGAGGAAGTCACCTCCGCAGGCCAGGTAGAGGTCCTGGATGCGGGGGAAGTCGTCGTCGTAGTAGACGCCGTCGCCGGGGAACAGGCCCACCTGGGCGAGGCAGATCTGGTGGAGCGTGAGAATGGTGTCGAGGTCGGACCAGCGGTAGCGCCGAATCGTCAGCTTCACGCACCGCTCCCTTTCAGCTGCGCCTTGGGGCGCCGCAGCGCGGCCCTGAACTCCGCGAGACCGGGAGCGTTCGGGTCCTGGGCCACGATCGCCTGCTCCAGAGCCGTGGCCGGGCGCACGATGAAGTCGGTCATATATTCGTTGCTCACCAGGTGGAGCGCCTTGGTCGCGACGGCCACCGCCTCGGCGAC is part of the Nonomuraea coxensis DSM 45129 genome and encodes:
- a CDS encoding tetratricopeptide repeat protein; translated protein: MTEERSHVRVEGAPPDGWEAARLLMPMIDAHRRPRGPYTVAAALLGRLVPETLERSAELVAAHDIEIRAAAPELAGLVPARRVTIDAGLSDDERILVPAPRRTLRLANGLAEFVRDAVPPGRALAVCNLAEADPTDLELLDVLARRVPPGTLTLLLSTGGPEPAPDTRDAAALWAVVDRSTREGFLHTVVELGERGLAGTEPGGDLWWRFAQRTATALGGLGRTAEARALWDRVREVSQDPKAHAAAAYGTAMLDARHPDPAQRDLGRARRWINLAIAVSSLLPDPADRAFKLGFDRNGLALIELRRQRPAAALALVESAIELARELGERHSQHRMVLLANRAQLLAVLGREKEALDDYGAAIALDPAFPDHYLERGNLLFKLGQHEEALADYERAMRAGPPLPEAYYNRAELRVTRGDTEAALADLARVVELDPGYLDAYINRAGLLAALGHDEEAAADVAAGLARAPGNPHLLTVLGQLETSAGRFGTAAAALDEAVSAAPDLAAAWGNRGVLRYATGDLEGAVEDLTRAIALQPQPDLFANRAVALRALGRTAEAEADERRAGAFL
- a CDS encoding DMT family transporter; this encodes MLLLFVSAAWGSAFPLMKDLIHRLPVEDLLAERYLLAALTLLLIRPRCLRGLPRETWVNGAILGIMFGIGQTAQAVALHGLPSAVSGFAVGCSVVITPILALLIHKARVQTRIWYGVVFALAGMTAFTLMRGVEEHEISMIALAATLAAAALYSGHTLMLGQISKQRAFHPYALTAIQLATIGLTTGVAGARDGITLPASAPDWLLLAHLSVVSCALGFLARSYGQAHVPAIPSAVLMSSQPVFVALIAVIWFHEQLGWSMVVGGGLMAAAMLLAVPARATTPEKERAPGRRELLDVSRRAARVLTDLRVKREEPPGPGAEPATILAKSACVDTASCPWHTRSLKGGGEPSLERLIERATLIVRARNLPGPGCCRSVTLLGRCLCALMEESEHRRTESSARWFGTK
- a CDS encoding GNAT family N-acetyltransferase, with the protein product MKLTIRRYRWSDLDTILTLHQICLAQVGLFPGDGVYYDDDFPRIQDLYLACGGDFLVGETGGRVIAMGGLRPVDTMTAEVCRLRVHPEFQRRGFGAAMLRALEQRALELGFRSVRGDTTLNQGAALSLYRRQGWRELSRERVGDLTVVYGEKRLVPPAALDAAPGAVRES